A region of Corvus cornix cornix isolate S_Up_H32 chromosome 3, ASM73873v5, whole genome shotgun sequence DNA encodes the following proteins:
- the SDC1 gene encoding syndecan-1, with the protein MINVVAVWLVALCFQAAVPQTTNLNLPPEDLDSSGDEDDVFSGSGAGPLTDQSRAWRIPGEPTNSSVLAAPVDFSEQPFPGIESRTEKEVISPSATSNLVTEEPVVAVKDEVSILGSPDGKPTSHVVTTTVRSPTAHFPSVVHVTPSEASAVVHELEPKMPSSDVPVTKDVLEPHSTVPREGDIAATPAATAPKDVVPTHEEVSEDGSGDPGDFILTKEEDLVPTQSSEVLADSERNAKAAGASGIMDRKEVLGGVIAGGLVGLVFAVFLVVFMLYRMKKKDEGSYSLDEPKQSNGGYQKPHKQEEFYA; encoded by the exons caaactacAAATCTGAACCTTCCCCCTGAAGACCTTGATTCATCTGGTGATGAAGACGACGTGTTCTCAGGTTCAGGTGCAG gtCCCCTGACTGACCAGTCTCGTGCCTGGAGAATCCCAGGAGAACCAACTAATTCCTCAGTACTGGCAGCACCGGTGGATTTCAGTGAACAGCCATTTCCTGGGATTGAGAGCCGAACTGAAAAGGAAGTAATATCTCCTTCTGCAACCAGTAATCTAGTGACAGAGGAACCAGTTGTAGCTGTGAAGGACGAAGTGTCCATCCTGGGCTCACCTGATGGGAAACCAACAAGCCATGTGGTCACAACAACTGTGAGAAGCCCCACTGCTCACTTTCCTTCTGTGGTTCATGTAACTCCTTCAGAAGCCTCAGCTGTGGTCCATGAGCTCGAACCTAAAATGCCCAGCTCTGATGTGCCAGTCACCAAGGACGTGCTCGAGCCCCACTCTACTGTCCCTCGTGAGGGAGACATTGCTGCCACTCCCGCGGCGACAGCTCCAAAGGACGTCGTTCCTACACATGAAGAGGTTTCTGAAGATGGCTCTGGAGATCCG GGAGACTTCATCTTGACTAAAGAAGAGGATTTGGTCCCCACCCAGAGCTCAGAAGTACTGGCTGACTCTGAGAGGAATGccaaagcagcaggagcctCGGGAATTATGGACAGAAAAGAAGTTCTTGGAG gTGTTATTGCTGGAGGACTTGTAGGCTTGGTGTTTGCAGTGTTTCTAGTTGTATTTATGCTGTACagaatgaagaagaaagatgaaGGCAGCTATTCACTGGATGAACCAAAACAGTCTAATGGAGGATAccaaaaaccacacaaacaaGAGGAATTCTATGCATAA